The DNA window CCGCTTCTGAATATCAGACCATATTGCGGGCCCATGAATCAGCAGTGGCCAAAGTACAGGACGCGGCAGTACAGGCAGTATCCATCGGCGCAGAAATCAAACGCAGACAGGCCGTGCTGGACCAACATCAACTCAGTGTAGGCTATACCGTTATCCGTGCTCCCTACAACGGCCGCGTAGGCAGGAAACATATCCAGGAAGGACAGCTTATACAGGCAGGCCAGCCACTCACCTTTATCTCCAACGATGAAACACCTAAATGGATTGTTGCCAATTTCAAGGAGACACAGGTCAGACAATTCAGGCCGGGCCAGCCGGTAAGCATCACCATTGATGCTTTTCCCGGAGAAACCTTTCACGGAGAGATCACCTCCCTTTCCCCTGCCACAGGCTCCAGATATTCCCTGTTACCACCGGACAACTCCACTGGCAATTTTGTCAAGATCATTCAGCGGATCCCGGTACGTATCCGGATTACCGAAGGCCGGGCTATACTGGCACAACTGGTTGCCGGCATGAATGCCAATGTATCTGTCAGAAAACAATAACTTATGTCAGCAGTCACTTTACCCCTTTTTAAGCCATGGGTACCGGAATGGCTGATTCGTGCCACTATTTTCCTGGTGCTCCTGCCCGCACTGGGTATATTTGCCTTGTACTTCAGCAATAATGCGGAAACCACCGGCTATTACGGTATAGAGCCGGCAGATGTACAATATTCCGTGGTGCTTATGTACGCCACACTCGTCACCTTTCTTCCGCTGGACGACAGACTGGTGAAATATCTCAGGCCCCGGCAGTACTTCCTGGCAGGTGTGGTCCTGAATACGCTCACCTATTTCATTTGCGCCAACAGCCGTAATCTTGCCGTGTTTATGATCTGCCGTTTTATACAGGGCGCTGTGTGCGCGTTGTTTTGCAGCATCTGTCTCAACCTGGTATTTTCCCGGTTGCGCTCAGACAGAGCCAGAGTCATCGGATACACTGTCTTTTATGGCACCCTGCAGGTATCTATTCCGGTCTGTGCGCTTTTTTGCAGCTGGGTAGTACATTACTATGAATTCAGTTATCTTTTTTATTTTCTTATACTGCTGGAAATACCAGGTGTAATACTGCTGCTGCTGATCACCAACAATGTACGATTCAGGAAAAAATTTCCGCTGTACCAGCTGGATTGGCCCAGCTATATCCTTTACACGATACTGATGTGTGTGATGGGGTACATACTGGTATATGGACAGCAGCTCAACTGGTTGTCCAGTTACCGTATCCGGCTGCTTGCCGGGACTGGTCTTATAAGCGTTACCGTGTTTTGTATCCGGCAGTTCCACCTGAAACGCCCGCTGCTGGAGCTAAGGCTTTTCAGATATGCTCATTTCAGGAACGGTCTTTTGTTATTGATGGCCTATTATATTTTTAAAGGCACTACCGGCTTTACCTATGCCTACCTGCAGAGTGTGCTGAACGTAGACCCGGTGCATTTAACGCCATTGTGGCTGGTGAATATTGCTGGTATTACCATTGGGATGCTGGCAGCTTCGCGTTTTGTACTGAAGGGTACCCCGACGAAGATCATACTGGTTACGGGATTCTCTTTACTGTTGCTGTTTCATATCCAGTTGTATTTTCTTTTTTCCCGGACAGCGAGCACCTCACAGTTTCTGTTGCCACTATTAATACAGGGACTGGGCACAGGGGCGCTGTTTGTGCCTATTGTCATGTTTCTGGTATCGTCTGTACCTCCAACGATGGCGGGCGGTGTTTCGTTTATCGGGATAGCCGGGCGTTTCACCGGTTTTTGTACAGGGATTGCCTTCACCAACTATTTCCAGTTATATGCCAGAAGTGTTCACTACAACCGTTTCAGAGAACAATTTACGGATGTCAATCCTATGCGGGAAGATGTACTTACGCAATTGCAGCGGCATTTTTTGACGCAGGGAAAAGATATGGCCACGGCCAGACAGCTGTCAGCCGGCACTTTGCAGAAAATGCTGCAGGAGCAGGTAGGGCTGCGGGCCTCAATGGACTACTACTCTCTTATGATAATTGGGTTGGTGATACTGATTCTGACTATCCTTATTGCTCCTTCTATCAGGCGTAGCCTGGCCAGAACCGGTAAGAAATTTATACCCTATTAATTTTTCCGGCAAACACTATCATTGGGGCTGGCCTTTGGGGGTCGGCCCTTTTTGATTGGATGTGACCGATATCAACTTTTTGCATTGAAAGTAATGATGCATATTTGAGTTTTATTGTGCGCTACAAAATGAACCAGATAACAAAAACATTGTTCACATTCAGTAGTGTCTCTTTCAGTCAGAAAGAACATGCATAAAACAACAGCTATGGAAATAGGCATTGACAGCTTTATAGCCACCGGCGCATATACGGGGCCCTTAAACCCACAGGAAAACCTGTTAGCGATGGAAACCTTATTGGCAAAAATCGAATTTGCCGAGCAGGCCGGACTGCATGTGTTTGGTCTGGGCGAGCATCACCGGAAGGAGTTTCTGGATGCAGCACCAGCAGTCATACTAGCCGCAGCCGCGGCACGTACCCAGAAAATACGCCTGACAAGTGCTGTTACAGTATTAAGCGCAGCTGATCCGGTGAGAGTATTCCAGGAATATGCTACGCTCGATATTATATCCAAAGGTCGTGCGGAAATTGTGGCCGGCAGAGGTTCGTTTATTGATGCATTCCCTTTATTCGGGTATAATCTTAATGACTATGACGATCTGTTTGCAGAAAAGATAGAGCTGCTGCTTGCTATCCGCGACCATGAAACCTTGTCCTGGAAAGGCAGGTTCAGGCCAGCATTGAAGGAGCAATCCGTATATCCGCGTCCGTTACAGGACCCGCTCCCGCTATGGATAGGAGTAGGCGGCACCCCTCAATCGTTTGTACGTGCGGGTACGCTTGGACTGCCACTAATGGTGGCAGTCATTGGCGGAGAAACACATCATTTCCGGCCATTGATTGATTTGTACTATGAAGCCGGAAAAAAAGCCGGTCATGCCCGCGAGAAGCTTAAAGTAGGATTACATTCCCTGGGTTATGTGGCCGATACTACACAACAGGCAAGAGACGAATATTTTCCAGGATACCAGGAAATGTTTGGCAAAATTGGCAAAGAGCGGGGTTGGTCACCACCCACGCGCGCCTCGTTCGACGCACAGGCCGGGCCTACCGGTGCTTATCTGGTGGGCAGCCCTGAAGAGGTAGCCGAAAAGATCCTGCGTCACAGCGAAGCGCTGGGTGGTATCTCCAGACTTACTTTCCAGATGGATAATCCAGGACTTACCAAAGCGCAGGTTTATAAATCGATAGAGCTGATTGGTACCAAAGTAATCCCCCTGGTAAACGGATCGACAGGCCGATGAGGCACATACTACTTTAAACAAAGCGAGGCCTCACGGCCTCGCCCAATACTTTGCTCCCTGCGCATGCTCCAGCTTTATCAAAAATTCACATAACGAATCCGCAGCCCTGGGCCAATCACTCCGGGCATCCAAAGGCAAACATATATATACAGCGCCACTGGCATCCATCAGCAATAGATCATCATCTCCATAAAAGTGACCAAATACAATATCATTTACTGAAATCTCATCTCTTAGCTGTTGTTGCTTCAGTGTTAAGTTCCGGGTATCTTTCGGCGGAAGTATCACCATTCCCCATTGTCCATATGTTTCATCTATGAATAAATCTGCCCGTGCAGCGATCTGCCAGAAACGATTGAGTTCATCTGGAAAACTATTGATCTGTTCTTCAACAGGGACTGCAAATGTACATTTTAACGGGAAGGGACACACTTTTCCAAAATGAATGGCCCGGGCTGCAACAGACCAGTTCATTTTCATTTTGTCGATGATAGGTTTTAGTTCGTTCATCATACGCTTTAGCAGCCCGCCAAGGTAAACCTTATTTATTTCTTTACCAGTATTGTTTTCAATACCACTCCTCTGCGGTCGATGGCCTGCACCTGCACATTTTCCGGCAGGATAGAGAAAGTCATAAATCCTTGTATTGGTTCAAAAAAGTCGTAGTTGCCTCTTGGTTTCAGATTTTCATTGGCTTCAGAACCGGCGCCTGAAATGAAATGGTGGGTATGTTTACCAGCGGGATGATAATATTGCAGATGATGTTCATGACCACTGATGTACAGGTCAACCTTATATTTTTCCAGAACCGGTTCCAGTGAATAACGGATATAAGGTGTATTCAAAGCCCTGTTGCCAGCGGTATAACAGGGATGGTGTGCCACAACGATCTTCCAACGGATGTTGCTGCTGGTATCTGACAGGGTTTGTTCCAGCCAACGCTTTTGTGCAGCAGAATCCTGGGCCAGCAGCTCTTTGCCATATGCGGAGCGGTAGGCTTCGGGGTCCAGCGGATTGGTGTCCAGAAATACAAACAGCGCTTCAGCATTGCCGGATATCTTTCTTTTAAAAGCATAATAACGTGAAGGCATATGCCAACGCTGGCTCACTTTGGAATAGTCTATCTGTGCCTGTGCATTCCCGTGATAATCATGATTGCCCAATACGGCATACCAGGCGCGGTGCAGCGGATACTGAAAAAATACATTTTCGAATGAAAGGTTCCACAGTGGATCGTGTACACTCGCCACTCCATCAGGATAAATATTATCTCCGGTGGAAATAATGAAAGCAGCGTTGATACCGGTTACCGCTTCCGACAAGGTGTTGGCCACATCTTTCTGGAAGTATTCTCCACCTCTACCAAAATCTCCCAGCACAGCGAATTCCAGCGCATCTTCCCTGCTCACTTGCCCGGTGATAAATCCTCCCCGGTATCCTTTGTCATATTCTGCCAGATACTTCAGGGTCTGTGCTTTCAGACCCGTTGCTGCAAAATAAATACAGCATGCGATTAACAAAATCCTTTTCATGAAAAAAGTTTGAAGTGCGGTGTACAGCTTTATCACTAAAGGTACACCGGCACCATCAAACAGCTGTGTTAAATATTAACCATCATTTTCATGAACAGGGAACATTTTTTCAACTTGATAAAATCAGGTTTTAATTAATCGGTTTCATCCAAATAGCCTGCCCTCCGGACGGCAGCAGGTGACTGTCTAAAACGGAGGATGCATCAACTGTAACTTTTCGTATAGACACCCTTGTCCGTACAGGAGATGCCGGATCATCATAATAAATAGTGGCTTCATATTTCCTGCCCGGATCAAGGAAAGAACAATTAATGTGAAGATCCCTGGCATCATTATTCGTAATGCTTCCCACAAACCATTCATTATTGCTTTTGCGGGCCACCGTAACGTATTGTCCAATCTCTCCGTCCAGCACCTGTGTATCATCCCATACTGTTGGGACATGATCAAAAAAAGCCAGCTCCGGTTCATCTTGTGAGTCTTCCGGCTTATCATACCAGTACATAAACTGTAGCGGGCTGTAATACACAACAGATAAAGCCATCTGGTGCACCGAAGTTGTTTTGAGTATATTTTTATTCTGGGTTTCGGCGAGTCGTTTTTTCAGCTCCGGCCGGTGATAATAACAGATGGTGTAGTCTGCCGCTCCACACAGGAAACGGGTAAAGGGCAGCACCGTATTATGGGTAGCATCCGGCATTTCCTCATTACCCCTGATCCCTTCCTGGGTAAGGAGATTGGGGTATGTTCTGCTGAAACCGGTTGGCCGGTATTCATCATGAATATCTACCATTAGATGATGTTGCGCGCATTTTTTCACGGCATCATGCAGCCATTTGGTCCAGTGGTAGGAACCAACATTCACAAAACCAAACTTGATACCTGCTATGCCCCATTTTTCATACAATGGCAGCATTACATCGAGTTGTCTTTCCAGCGCTTTTTTGTTGACATACAAAAACACGCCGATGTTTTTCTTTCTGGCATAACGGACTATTTCCTGCAGATTCAGGTCATTTACCGGATTGCGAAGGGGATCTACATTGACGTGTGTGGCATCTGAGGCCGTATCTTCTTCGGCCCCATACCAGCCGGCATCAAAATGAATGTATTGCAGATGGCGCTTTTCGGCAAAGTCCACCAGTTTTTTTGCTCCGCTTGTTGACAATGAAATTTCCCGCATCACCTTACCTGGTTTAATCCATTCCGTGTGTTTGATAGCGCAGGGAGGATTAAGGTTCAGCAACAGATCACTATGCTGCAAAAGTTGTGTGGGTTTTGTTGCGAGCATAATCACTCTCCATGGAGTAGCAGATGGTACTGCAGAAAGTACCTTATCAAACATAGAACAGGCAATAGTATTGGGTTTGGCGGGATGCAAAACAAATTTTGTTCTGCAATAATCTACCACCTCCGCTTCTGCCAGTGCCACATAAGCACCGTTTTGTAATTGCAGGGTCAACGGCCGTTCAGCTTCTCCGGGCCATTTATCCAAAGACAATAACTGATAACTGCCCTGCGCGTGGTCCGTGAACCATGCCTTTGTGCCGGCCGGAAAAACAAATTCTGTCAGATCTTTACTGATGACAATGTCCTTTGGACCGGATGATGATTTGGGAAAAGTATAACGGAAAGCAATACCCTCATTATAGGCCCGGACTTCAATCTGCATAGATTGATGCGCTTTGGCATCTTTAACGAATGTGAAAAATGTTGCATGATACTGGTCACGTATACGATTTCGTTCTCCGTAAACCGGTTTCCAAAAATCATCCTTAGCCGCAGCACGTACCGATTCCAGGCTCAAACCATCCTGCCAGCCTTCAACTCCCAGAACGGATGCCTTAATAATTTCCTTTTGCTGATAAGAAACCTCATAGTGAATCGTTCCATCGGTGAGGGCTAAACGAAATTCAACATTACCATCCGGTGATTTTAATGAGGGAAGCGTTTGTCCAACTGTTTCAATCGTTGCTAATAATGAGATTAGAAGAAAAAAGAGTCTATACATTCTGAAATATATCTTCTGAAAGCTGTTATGGATTATCACGGTAAAGCTATATGCTGGCTTTTGGAAATTCCTCCAGCAGATTGACAATTATCACCGCTTTTTTGACCGATGCCAATAAACATGGTTAAAATGAAGGCATATTCTGTTAATTACTGCAAACATATATCTGCCAAAGAAGGTCATATTTGGTACATCACCACGTATTGAAAATAATATTGCTATGCCTGAAACGTCTCAACCTTTATCTCATCCCAAAGGTCTTTATATCCTGTTTGTCACTGAAATGTGGGAGCGGTTCAACTACTATGGAATGCGTGCAGTACTGATTCTTTTTATGACCAAGGCGTTGTTGTTTAGCAAAGTATTTGCAGCCAACCTGTACGGAAGTTATACTGGTCTTATTTATCTTACGCCATTGCTAGGTGGTTACATCGCAGATCGTTACTGGGGCAACAGGCGGTCTATCATTATTGGTGGCATCGTGATGGCTACCGGAGAGATGATCCTCTTCATAAGCGCTTCCTTATTTCATAGTTATTCTTCCACGTCATTACTATTGTTTTTTTGCGGCCTCGGCTGCATGATTGCCGGCAATGGTTTCTTTAAACCGAATATATCATCGCTGGTAGGGCAATTATATGTTGATGGAGATACAAGAAAAGACACTGCCTATACCATTTTTTACATGGGGATCAATACCGGTGGGGCATTAGGACCTATCATCTGCGGACTGATGGGCGATACCGGTAACCCCGCCGATTTTAAGTGGGCATTTTTGGCGGGTGGTGTCAGTATGATCATCAGTGTAATTGTACAACTGGCATTTCATCACCGGTATGTGACCGATCCCGGTGGTCAAGTGCTGGGGCTCACACCGAAACGGGTGCCGGCAAAACTACTGCAGCCATTCTTTATTATCCCCGGATTGGTACTCATCACCTTTCTAATGATTGGTATGTTATACGTGGACACAACAGTAGTTAATTACCTTTCCTATCTGTTGCTGGCGGCCGTAGGGTTGATTGCAATAATTATCCTTCGTGACAAATCGCTCACCCGTACAGAGAAACAACGGATTAAAGTAATTTTCATTATCTCTTTTTTTGTGATATTCTTTTGGGCCGCCTTCGAGCAGGCAGGTGCTTCGCTGACTTTTTTTGCAGATGAACAAACCGACAGAAAGTTGAACTGGAAAATACCCGTATGGAGCATTCTGCTGCTATCCGTTTTTTTAATGTATGGGTTATACAACTTGTTCAGGAAAACCCAAAAACAGCTATCATCCGCCGCAGATCAATTATTACGGCGTACCATATACGGATTATTATTTCTTTTTCTTCTGGGCATTGCAGGAGTGGATATATATCTGCTAATGCGTCGGGAAAATATGCTGTTGCTGGATGAAATACCACCCAGTCTCTTTCTTTCTCTGGGTTCTATCTACATCGTTATCTTCGCGCCTTTCTTTGCCTGGCTGTGGCCCAGGCTGGGAAGACATGAACCTTCAGCCCCTGTGAAGATGGCTATTGGCTTACTTTTGCTGTCATTGGGTTATTTGTGGATTGTGTTTGGAGTAAAGGAAATATCTCCCAGCACCAAAGTAAGCATTATCTGGATTACCGGGATGTACGCCCTGCATTCGTTTGGAGAGCTTTGTCTGTCGCCGATAGGGCTTTCCCTTGTCAATAAATTATCGCCGCTTAAATTCTCTTCTTTACTGATGGCCGTTTGGTTCCTGGCAACAGCTGCTGCCAACAAACTGGCGGGGGTATTAAGTACTTTATATCCGGACAAGGGCAAGACAATTATTTTCGGAGGGTACGCCATTCACAATGCCTACGACTTCTTCCTGCTTTTTGTGATCATGGTAGGCGTAGCCGCGGTGGTGTTATTGATGGTATCAAAACGGCTATCCACCATGATGGTGACCCCTGCAAGCTTATCTCGATAGTTTTTCAAGCGCCAGCTCAGTAGATTCCAGAAAATTGACCTGGCGCCCTTTATTGCTTTCGTAAATAAAATCCCTGATGCTCTTCCCAGGATATTTTGTGAACTCTCCAACAATGACCAATCTAATCCGGTAGTTGGTGAACTTCTGCAATATTTCTCCTGCCATACCATTTTTCAGGTCGAAGAAAGCCGGTGTTATATTCTTTTCATGAAGGATAACCCGCTCAACATCTTGATAATAAAGATCGCCCATTATTTGCAGTGCGTCTTCTGTATTATTGATCAATACTTCTGTTGCTGTTACTTCTGCGATGCTGATATCTCCTGTCTTATGTATTGTAATATCCATCATATTAATAGTTAATACCCACAAATATAGGTTAAATCGGATTGTCAGGTTTGTGCTGTGTTATTGAATAATTACATTTGCCGCAATTTGTCCCTATATGTCTATACCGTTGTCCCGTATTGCTGTAGTACTGTTTTTGTTATTATTTGTTTGTCAACGATCTGCCCATTCCCAACAGTGTTATCCTACTTTTTACAATCTGTTGTCTGTGAATGGCGATGCAGCAGGTAACGCTGTCGTGTATACGTCAACGGGAGCCATTGTTGTTGCCGGCAAAGCCGATCTGAACAGGAACAGTAAGTGGGATGGGCTGCTGCTGAAGACAGACGATCAGGGTAATGTGCTCTGGGCACGATCTGCAGGCGGGCCGGAGAATGATGTGCTGGTAAAGGTAAAAGAGACTGCTGACAAAGGTTTGGTAGCGGTGGGCCATAGTGAAGATGCCGGGATACCCCGGTTGTGGGTTATCAAAACCGATGCTGCCGGACAATTATCCTGGAGTAAAGTAATAGACATAGAAAACAAACCACTGGCCGGTAAGGATATCATTGAGCTTTCTACCGGTGGTTTTGCCCTGATAGGCAATGCCAATGACAGCACCGCACAATCTGATGGAATACTGGCCAGGCTGGATGCTTCAGGCAATCTTCTATGGTCGCAACTTTATGATGGTGGCGGTGCAGATGGTTTTAACAGTTTGCTGGAGGTAAACGGGGAGCTACTGGTGGCAGGTTATATTACCGGTGACCTGAAAGATGCAATCCTCTTGCGGGCTGACATGAGTGATGGCCATCCGCTGTCAACCCTTAAATACAGCCGTTATCAGGACTGTGAAGAACAAGGGCTCTCTCTTACGGCTATTCCCGGCGGTTATAGCTGGAGTATCAAAGTTTCCCAGCCTACTCCCAAATACAGGTATCCGGATGTATACCTGGTGAAAATAAAAGCATCTGCCAACGGCAATAATTATCTTGTACAAAAACATCTAATGTATCCCAGCGGAGGCAATGGTGTGGTAAATCTACAGGTATTGCCTTCTAAGGACAATAACGGATTCGTATATATCATGGATGGACCACCCAGAAACGGCTGGCCCCAGTTTGGCAAAACAGAATCGGAAGGTTCCCAGGAATGGAACAGGAGTTACAACTATCTCCCCGGTAATTTCTGTGGACTTGACTTTACCGGCAACTTCGGCTATGTTATTACTGGTAATGCCAACGATGTTGGTCAGGCTATCTGTCTGATCAAAACAGACCTGGCGGGTATTGGCGGCGGCTGTGGGTTTAATTCCTCTGGTGGCGCTGAGGGCGATTATGACGAAATCACAGGCACACCGTTCACCTGGTCTTCCAACCGGCAACCGGCTGCCACCGAACCGTTATTCTCCCCTGTAGTAACAGACGAGGTTGTCACTGTCAAAACACCCTGCAAGGCCCAGGTGTGTCCGCCATTACCTCCTACCGACAATGGCAATAGCTGCGCCACCTCCTTCATGACAGAAATCAGGGAGCCCTATTCTACCCAACTGATGGATGCCGCCCGCACCAGCGATGGCGATATTGTAACCATCGGCACCAGAAGTTATTACTGGTCCATCCGGCCGCAGATCATCAAACTCAAGCCAGGCGGCAATATCCGATGGAGCAAACAATTCCGGAGCTATCGCAAAGGAGAATCTGTTTTCCCCGATTACCGGAGAGTAATCAATACAAAAGACAACAACATCCTTGTTCTGGGCACC is part of the Chitinophaga flava genome and encodes:
- a CDS encoding HlyD family secretion protein — its product is MNRKITPTDRLITLSTKIIAILAAAALLCWGAIFCTDLLRYEQTNDAQVEEYINPVSARVSGYIHQIRFEENQPVKAGDTLVVIDSRDYLAQETEAAAALENARAQTTLLESKINTLKNEAAVSASRIDAARARLQHQQQEYKRFENLLAAESTTPQQFDNAKAALDIAASEYQTILRAHESAVAKVQDAAVQAVSIGAEIKRRQAVLDQHQLSVGYTVIRAPYNGRVGRKHIQEGQLIQAGQPLTFISNDETPKWIVANFKETQVRQFRPGQPVSITIDAFPGETFHGEITSLSPATGSRYSLLPPDNSTGNFVKIIQRIPVRIRITEGRAILAQLVAGMNANVSVRKQ
- a CDS encoding MFS transporter; this encodes MSAVTLPLFKPWVPEWLIRATIFLVLLPALGIFALYFSNNAETTGYYGIEPADVQYSVVLMYATLVTFLPLDDRLVKYLRPRQYFLAGVVLNTLTYFICANSRNLAVFMICRFIQGAVCALFCSICLNLVFSRLRSDRARVIGYTVFYGTLQVSIPVCALFCSWVVHYYEFSYLFYFLILLEIPGVILLLLITNNVRFRKKFPLYQLDWPSYILYTILMCVMGYILVYGQQLNWLSSYRIRLLAGTGLISVTVFCIRQFHLKRPLLELRLFRYAHFRNGLLLLMAYYIFKGTTGFTYAYLQSVLNVDPVHLTPLWLVNIAGITIGMLAASRFVLKGTPTKIILVTGFSLLLLFHIQLYFLFSRTASTSQFLLPLLIQGLGTGALFVPIVMFLVSSVPPTMAGGVSFIGIAGRFTGFCTGIAFTNYFQLYARSVHYNRFREQFTDVNPMREDVLTQLQRHFLTQGKDMATARQLSAGTLQKMLQEQVGLRASMDYYSLMIIGLVILILTILIAPSIRRSLARTGKKFIPY
- a CDS encoding LLM class flavin-dependent oxidoreductase; translated protein: MEIGIDSFIATGAYTGPLNPQENLLAMETLLAKIEFAEQAGLHVFGLGEHHRKEFLDAAPAVILAAAAARTQKIRLTSAVTVLSAADPVRVFQEYATLDIISKGRAEIVAGRGSFIDAFPLFGYNLNDYDDLFAEKIELLLAIRDHETLSWKGRFRPALKEQSVYPRPLQDPLPLWIGVGGTPQSFVRAGTLGLPLMVAVIGGETHHFRPLIDLYYEAGKKAGHAREKLKVGLHSLGYVADTTQQARDEYFPGYQEMFGKIGKERGWSPPTRASFDAQAGPTGAYLVGSPEEVAEKILRHSEALGGISRLTFQMDNPGLTKAQVYKSIELIGTKVIPLVNGSTGR
- a CDS encoding purple acid phosphatase family protein, with product MKRILLIACCIYFAATGLKAQTLKYLAEYDKGYRGGFITGQVSREDALEFAVLGDFGRGGEYFQKDVANTLSEAVTGINAAFIISTGDNIYPDGVASVHDPLWNLSFENVFFQYPLHRAWYAVLGNHDYHGNAQAQIDYSKVSQRWHMPSRYYAFKRKISGNAEALFVFLDTNPLDPEAYRSAYGKELLAQDSAAQKRWLEQTLSDTSSNIRWKIVVAHHPCYTAGNRALNTPYIRYSLEPVLEKYKVDLYISGHEHHLQYYHPAGKHTHHFISGAGSEANENLKPRGNYDFFEPIQGFMTFSILPENVQVQAIDRRGVVLKTILVKK
- a CDS encoding glycoside hydrolase family 97 protein, encoding MYRLFFLLISLLATIETVGQTLPSLKSPDGNVEFRLALTDGTIHYEVSYQQKEIIKASVLGVEGWQDGLSLESVRAAAKDDFWKPVYGERNRIRDQYHATFFTFVKDAKAHQSMQIEVRAYNEGIAFRYTFPKSSSGPKDIVISKDLTEFVFPAGTKAWFTDHAQGSYQLLSLDKWPGEAERPLTLQLQNGAYVALAEAEVVDYCRTKFVLHPAKPNTIACSMFDKVLSAVPSATPWRVIMLATKPTQLLQHSDLLLNLNPPCAIKHTEWIKPGKVMREISLSTSGAKKLVDFAEKRHLQYIHFDAGWYGAEEDTASDATHVNVDPLRNPVNDLNLQEIVRYARKKNIGVFLYVNKKALERQLDVMLPLYEKWGIAGIKFGFVNVGSYHWTKWLHDAVKKCAQHHLMVDIHDEYRPTGFSRTYPNLLTQEGIRGNEEMPDATHNTVLPFTRFLCGAADYTICYYHRPELKKRLAETQNKNILKTTSVHQMALSVVYYSPLQFMYWYDKPEDSQDEPELAFFDHVPTVWDDTQVLDGEIGQYVTVARKSNNEWFVGSITNNDARDLHINCSFLDPGRKYEATIYYDDPASPVRTRVSIRKVTVDASSVLDSHLLPSGGQAIWMKPIN
- a CDS encoding peptide MFS transporter, with the translated sequence MPETSQPLSHPKGLYILFVTEMWERFNYYGMRAVLILFMTKALLFSKVFAANLYGSYTGLIYLTPLLGGYIADRYWGNRRSIIIGGIVMATGEMILFISASLFHSYSSTSLLLFFCGLGCMIAGNGFFKPNISSLVGQLYVDGDTRKDTAYTIFYMGINTGGALGPIICGLMGDTGNPADFKWAFLAGGVSMIISVIVQLAFHHRYVTDPGGQVLGLTPKRVPAKLLQPFFIIPGLVLITFLMIGMLYVDTTVVNYLSYLLLAAVGLIAIIILRDKSLTRTEKQRIKVIFIISFFVIFFWAAFEQAGASLTFFADEQTDRKLNWKIPVWSILLLSVFLMYGLYNLFRKTQKQLSSAADQLLRRTIYGLLFLFLLGIAGVDIYLLMRRENMLLLDEIPPSLFLSLGSIYIVIFAPFFAWLWPRLGRHEPSAPVKMAIGLLLLSLGYLWIVFGVKEISPSTKVSIIWITGMYALHSFGELCLSPIGLSLVNKLSPLKFSSLLMAVWFLATAAANKLAGVLSTLYPDKGKTIIFGGYAIHNAYDFFLLFVIMVGVAAVVLLMVSKRLSTMMVTPASLSR
- a CDS encoding DUF4180 domain-containing protein, whose protein sequence is MMDITIHKTGDISIAEVTATEVLINNTEDALQIMGDLYYQDVERVILHEKNITPAFFDLKNGMAGEILQKFTNYRIRLVIVGEFTKYPGKSIRDFIYESNKGRQVNFLESTELALEKLSR